From Paenibacillus sp. GP183, one genomic window encodes:
- a CDS encoding carbohydrate ABC transporter permease has protein sequence MKKKKVIKTLHYLTTYLLLSLFAIPAIWIVLTSVRPDKEINTTPPVWIPSEITLESFSKLFGGNTSTGSIPFMDYFTNTVMVTVFSTLIALMIGTLAGYYFSRHQSKTLNSLFLGMMLARAIPGVALSLPLFIVFSRLGLLDKISGLTLAYTVMNIPFTTWLMQGFFKEISLELDEASFIDGCTRWGSFFKVLLPLTYPGLAAAGIFTFLTTWGEFQISSMLSRTVASKPFTVGLFDFTTQFTVDWRGMASMAVIMLIPTTIFVLLVQKLLIRGLTMGATK, from the coding sequence TTGAAAAAGAAGAAAGTTATTAAGACGTTACATTATCTGACGACCTATTTGCTGCTAAGCCTATTTGCTATTCCTGCGATTTGGATCGTGCTCACCTCAGTTCGGCCTGATAAAGAAATTAACACAACTCCACCTGTATGGATCCCTAGTGAAATCACACTCGAATCATTCTCCAAATTGTTCGGTGGAAATACCTCTACGGGGTCAATTCCATTTATGGATTATTTCACAAATACGGTTATGGTTACTGTCTTCAGCACGCTAATTGCCTTAATGATCGGTACATTGGCTGGATATTATTTTTCTAGACATCAATCAAAAACATTGAACAGTCTCTTTCTAGGGATGATGCTGGCACGGGCGATTCCAGGTGTGGCCTTAAGCTTGCCGCTTTTTATTGTTTTCTCCCGTTTGGGTTTACTGGACAAAATTAGCGGTTTAACGCTGGCTTATACGGTGATGAATATTCCATTTACTACATGGTTAATGCAGGGCTTTTTCAAGGAAATCTCGTTGGAATTGGATGAAGCTTCTTTTATTGATGGCTGCACACGTTGGGGAAGCTTTTTTAAAGTGCTGCTTCCATTAACCTATCCGGGACTGGCAGCAGCGGGTATTTTCACTTTTCTCACCACTTGGGGAGAGTTTCAAATTTCCAGTATGCTGTCACGTACCGTTGCTTCGAAACCATTCACAGTCGGTTTATTTGACTTTACAACGCAATTTACTGTGGACTGGCGCGGAATGGCATCTATGGCGGTCATCATGTTAATTCCGACAACGATTTTTGTGCTGCTTGTGCAAAAGCTATTAATTCGCGGTCTGACAATGGGAGCAACCAAATAA
- a CDS encoding SGNH/GDSL hydrolase family protein, translating to MIRLEQYEWCDFWWQEAPRQDNKRVLLVGDSITRAYRPYVNELLQGDIFADQLASSRALDNPAYIAELDYMLLQQNMNYQGIHFNNGLHGWHLSADEYEFHLEKVIQHILNHFDSSKLILALSTPVTKPNFPTELDAELNNKVIERNKAMEHLAHKYKVKMNDLYTPMLGKNEYRVDDGYHYNDTGEKAQAEIVAKIIRSI from the coding sequence ATGATAAGACTTGAGCAGTATGAATGGTGTGATTTTTGGTGGCAAGAAGCACCTCGACAAGATAACAAGAGAGTGTTGCTGGTAGGAGATTCGATTACTAGAGCTTATCGTCCCTATGTGAATGAACTGCTTCAAGGCGATATATTTGCAGATCAGCTTGCTTCTTCAAGGGCGTTGGATAATCCGGCTTACATTGCTGAATTGGATTACATGCTTTTGCAACAAAATATGAACTATCAGGGTATTCATTTTAATAATGGACTCCACGGTTGGCACTTGTCAGCAGATGAATATGAATTTCATTTGGAGAAGGTCATTCAACATATTTTGAACCATTTCGATTCTTCAAAGCTAATTTTAGCACTCTCAACACCAGTGACTAAACCGAACTTTCCGACCGAATTAGATGCTGAATTAAATAATAAGGTTATAGAGCGAAATAAAGCGATGGAGCATTTAGCCCACAAATATAAGGTGAAGATGAATGACTTATATACGCCAATGCTAGGGAAAAATGAGTATCGCGTAGATGACGGGTATCATTATAATGACACAGGCGAGAAAGCACAAGCAGAAATTGTAGCAAAAATCATACGATCAATATAG
- a CDS encoding sugar ABC transporter substrate-binding protein → MNKKWIVMGIVLMLFSSIVLACSKTDKAAETTATKESAAVGATPAANKKPFDGVKLKAVLIGGGTYETLYESIPKFEQETGAKVEIVFKGNGFDLDKKLKIDFAANTVDYDVMWDHTSFYSQYIDALEPLDSLFTADELKDFTPSILNASKKDGKLYMIPRMADISLYYYRTDLFNDESNKSKFKTEYKYDLAPPQTLDQLKDISMFFAKQGNGMSGTQFAGKEEAISGRFLELTQAFGGDFFDKDNKITLNKEGGLKAAQFLRDLYAAGAMPKGMVNFLWDEVEKNFANGKVAIYSEWPGWYSTLNDPKSSTVAGKFSVMRAPAGPSGIHPGWGGSHGFSVTKASKNKKAAAALVKFLTNEENMTNESKLGAIPVRTSVWDKVLADANAGDAGKKNFYNTLNTAVKEDFRTPPLIKEWIPLSNILFPYLQKIILGDTSPQQGLDDAAKDITKMMSQSK, encoded by the coding sequence ATGAATAAAAAATGGATTGTAATGGGCATTGTTCTTATGTTATTTAGTTCCATAGTTCTGGCATGCTCTAAGACAGACAAAGCCGCAGAAACGACAGCAACGAAAGAATCAGCGGCAGTAGGGGCTACTCCGGCAGCGAACAAAAAGCCTTTCGACGGTGTTAAGCTGAAAGCCGTATTAATCGGTGGGGGTACATATGAGACTTTATATGAATCTATCCCTAAGTTTGAGCAAGAAACAGGCGCTAAGGTGGAAATCGTGTTTAAAGGAAACGGTTTTGATCTGGATAAAAAGTTGAAAATAGATTTCGCAGCAAATACGGTTGATTATGATGTGATGTGGGATCATACAAGCTTTTATTCTCAGTACATAGATGCATTAGAGCCGCTTGACAGTCTATTCACAGCGGATGAATTGAAAGACTTTACTCCTTCGATATTAAATGCTAGTAAAAAAGATGGAAAGCTATACATGATCCCTCGTATGGCGGACATCAGCCTTTATTATTATCGCACTGATTTGTTCAATGATGAGTCCAATAAAAGTAAGTTTAAAACGGAATATAAATATGATCTTGCACCACCGCAAACGTTAGATCAATTGAAAGACATTTCGATGTTTTTTGCCAAACAAGGAAACGGCATGTCGGGTACGCAATTTGCTGGCAAAGAGGAAGCCATTTCAGGTCGGTTTTTGGAGCTTACGCAAGCATTCGGCGGCGACTTTTTTGATAAGGATAATAAAATTACACTGAATAAAGAAGGTGGATTGAAAGCTGCTCAATTCTTGCGTGACTTATATGCAGCAGGGGCAATGCCTAAAGGAATGGTTAACTTCCTATGGGATGAAGTCGAGAAAAACTTTGCTAATGGCAAAGTAGCGATTTACTCGGAATGGCCGGGCTGGTATTCCACATTGAATGATCCGAAGAGCTCAACGGTAGCAGGCAAATTCAGTGTTATGCGCGCACCTGCAGGTCCAAGCGGAATTCATCCAGGTTGGGGCGGATCACATGGATTCTCTGTGACGAAAGCCAGCAAGAATAAGAAAGCAGCAGCGGCGCTTGTGAAGTTTTTGACAAATGAAGAGAATATGACCAATGAATCGAAGCTAGGCGCTATACCAGTACGGACATCCGTATGGGATAAAGTGTTGGCTGATGCGAATGCGGGGGATGCAGGTAAGAAAAATTTCTACAATACCTTAAATACAGCAGTAAAAGAAGATTTCCGCACACCTCCTCTCATTAAAGAGTGGATTCCATTATCCAACATTTTGTTCCCATATTTGCAAAAAATTATTTTGGGTGATACTTCTCCGCAGCAAGGATTGGATGATGCGGCGAAAGATATTACTAAAATGATGAGTCAAAGCAAATAA
- a CDS encoding sugar ABC transporter permease has protein sequence MAGKRTLLDMMRESKWLFMGLFIGPAILLILIVVVVPMLYSFYLSLTDFNLLNAKNSRFIGIGNYIGLFKDKVFISSFVRTFILMTLTVNLELLFGLFIALLLSKPLKGESLLRTIVMVPMMFPPILVGFQFKWIFNDQAGLLNNLLYSLTGQLHQIPWLIDQPYGFISILIAELWMGTPFMAIILLAGMMSLPKEPFEAADIDGATGIQKFYYITRPMLMPYILIAMAIRSLDISRAYDLVKIMTNGGPAQRTELIWTYVTRLSIVDSKFAMGCAMSFVSVLISFAFTIMIYKQLIAARRGLG, from the coding sequence ATGGCTGGAAAAAGAACTTTATTGGATATGATGAGAGAAAGTAAATGGCTGTTTATGGGCTTGTTTATAGGACCGGCAATCTTACTGATCTTAATTGTTGTTGTGGTTCCAATGTTGTATAGTTTTTATTTAAGTTTGACGGACTTTAATCTTTTGAATGCGAAAAATTCAAGGTTTATAGGCATTGGTAATTATATCGGGCTGTTTAAAGATAAGGTGTTTATCAGCTCTTTCGTACGTACCTTTATATTGATGACACTTACTGTAAACCTGGAATTGTTGTTTGGGTTGTTTATTGCTCTTCTATTGTCAAAGCCATTAAAGGGCGAATCGTTGTTAAGAACCATCGTCATGGTTCCGATGATGTTTCCGCCAATTCTGGTAGGCTTTCAATTTAAATGGATTTTTAACGATCAAGCTGGTTTGTTGAACAATCTATTATATTCATTAACAGGGCAGCTGCATCAGATTCCATGGCTGATTGATCAGCCTTACGGATTTATATCCATTCTGATTGCAGAGCTTTGGATGGGTACACCTTTTATGGCGATCATTCTTCTGGCAGGTATGATGTCTTTACCGAAAGAACCGTTTGAAGCGGCAGATATTGACGGAGCAACCGGAATCCAAAAATTTTACTACATCACACGTCCAATGTTAATGCCGTATATACTTATTGCCATGGCGATTCGATCTTTGGATATAAGCCGTGCTTATGATTTAGTGAAAATAATGACAAATGGCGGGCCAGCGCAGCGGACAGAATTAATATGGACTTATGTAACCCGATTAAGCATTGTTGACAGCAAGTTTGCCATGGGTTGTGCGATGTCTTTCGTTAGCGTACTGATATCGTTTGCTTTTACGATAATGATATATAAACAACTCATTGCTGCAAGGAGAGGATTAGGTTGA